Sequence from the Candidatus Rokuibacteriota bacterium genome:
CGCCCGTCAGGAGATCCGCCTGGGCGCGACGGTATTTCTCCAGGCTCCCGATATCGAGCCAGTAGGCGCGGCTCACGTGACCGAAGAACGAAATGCGGCGCGCCAGGAGGTCCGGGAAGAACTCCCGCTCCATCGACACGACCCGGTCGTTCGCGATGAGCTCCAGGAGGCTCCCGTCGAGGATATACACGCCGGCGTTGATCGTGTTGACCGTGACCTGCTCGCGGGAGGGTTTCTCGAGGAACTTGAGGATCCGGCCGTCCGGATCGGTCTCGACCAGCCCGTAGAGCGTCGGGTCGTCCACCGGTGTCAGGTAGATGGTGGCGCGCGCCCCGGACGCCTGGTGGCGCCGGATCATCGCGCTCAGGTCGACGTCGGTCAGGACGTCGCCGTTCAGCACGACCAGCAGCGCCTCGCCCGGCTCGGCCGAGTTCCGCAGCGCCCCGGCCGTCCCGAGCGGCGACGGCTCGACCGCGTAGCGGAGCGACATCCCCGCCGCAGCGCCGTCGCCCAGCAGGCGTCGGATCTCCGCCACGCCGTAGGAGCAGGCGAGGACCGCCTCGCGGATCCCGTGCTGGGTGAGCCAGGCGAGCTGGTAGCGGAGGAACGGGATGTTCAGGAGCGGAACGATCGGCTTCGGGCAGGTGAGGGTCAGCGGGCGAAGGCGGGTCCCCTCGCCGCCCGCCAGGATCACGGCGTGCATCTTCGCGTGTGCTCCCATTGGAAGGGGGCCGAAGCCCCCCTCCGAGGCTACTACTGGGGCGGCGTCCAGTCCTCGGCCTCGCTGATCAGCATGACCGGGATCCCCTCGCGGATGGGGTAAGCCTTCCTGCAGGCGGGGCAGATGATGCGGGTCTCTTCGAAGCGGAGGCTGCCCTTGCAGGCCGGGCAGGCCAGGATCGCCTTGAGTTCTTCGTCGATCATCGCGCGGTCTCCTTCGTGAAGTATTCAACCGTGCGGCGGAGGCCCTCCTCCAGCGTCACGCGGGGCGTCCAGCCGAGCAGGCGCTTGGCGAGGGTGATGTCGAGGACGCTCCGTCGCTGCTCCCCGGCCTTGGGCGGGCCGTGGCGGGCCTCGCCCCTGCCCCCGGCGGCCGCCTGGAGGGACCGAAAGAGCTGGACGACCGAGGTCTCGACACCGGTACCGATGTTGAGAACTCCCGCCGCCTCCGGCTGCTCGAGCGCGCGCAGGTTGGCCTCGACCACGTCCCCGACGTAGACGTAGTCGCGCGTCTGTTCGCCGTCGCCGTTGACGATGGCCGGCTCGCCGCGAAGGAGTCGGTAGGTGAAGATGGCGACGACTCCGGCTTCGCCAAGCGGGTTTTGCCGGGGGCCGTAGACGTTGGCGTAGCGGAGCACGAGCGTGTTGATCCCGTAGAGGGCGCTCCCGCACGCGAGGTAGTGCTCCGCCGCCAGCTTGGAGACGCCGTAGGGGGATGCGGGACGGGTCGGGTGGTCCTCGGGCGTCGGGAGCACAGCGGTGTCGCCGTAGACGGCGCCGCCGGTGGAGGCGTAGATCAGCCGGCGCACGCCGAACCGGCGGCAGCAGGTGAGCACGTTGAGCGATCCAAGGACGTTCACGCTCGCGTCGAGCCCGGGGTCCGTCACGGAGCGCCGGACATCGGGCTGGGCCGCGTGGTGGTTCACGACGCCCGGGCGCTCGGCCTCGAAGACCTCGGCGAGGCGCGGGCTGCGGATGTCCATCGGGTACAGCCGCGCGGCCGGGTTGACGAACTCGCGCCGCCCGCTGATCAGGTTGTCCACCACCGCGACCTGGTGGCCCTCGGCGACGTAGCGATCCACCACGTGGGAGCCGATGAAGCCCGCGCCGCCGGTGACCAGGATCTTCATCGCTGCTGGAGCTGCTGGCGGAACCACTCGATGGTCCGGCGGAGGCCCTCGTCCAGCTCGACCGCGGGCTTCCACCCCAGGAGCGTCCGGGCACGCGTGATGTCCGGCTGGCGGACCTTCGGATCGTCCACCGGGAGCGGGCGGAAGACGATCTCGCTCGACGACCCGCTGAGGGTCAGGATCCGCTTGGCCAGCTCGAGGAGGGTCATCTCCTGGGGGTTGCCGATGTTCACCGGGTCGGTAACCGAGGACTGCATGAGCCGCCAGATGCCGTCCACCATGTCGTCGATATAGCAGAAGCTCCGCGTCTGCGAGCCGTCGCCGTATACCGTGATCGGCCGGCCGGACAGCGCCTGGGTGATGAAAGTAGGGATCGCGCGCCCGTCGTTGAGGCGGATGCGCGGCCCGAAGCAATT
This genomic interval carries:
- a CDS encoding NAD-dependent epimerase/dehydratase family protein; its protein translation is MKILVTGGAGFIGSHVVDRYVAEGHQVAVVDNLISGRREFVNPAARLYPMDIRSPRLAEVFEAERPGVVNHHAAQPDVRRSVTDPGLDASVNVLGSLNVLTCCRRFGVRRLIYASTGGAVYGDTAVLPTPEDHPTRPASPYGVSKLAAEHYLACGSALYGINTLVLRYANVYGPRQNPLGEAGVVAIFTYRLLRGEPAIVNGDGEQTRDYVYVGDVVEANLRALEQPEAAGVLNIGTGVETSVVQLFRSLQAAAGGRGEARHGPPKAGEQRRSVLDITLAKRLLGWTPRVTLEEGLRRTVEYFTKETAR
- a CDS encoding NDP-sugar synthase, with the translated sequence MHAVILAGGEGTRLRPLTLTCPKPIVPLLNIPFLRYQLAWLTQHGIREAVLACSYGVAEIRRLLGDGAAAGMSLRYAVEPSPLGTAGALRNSAEPGEALLVVLNGDVLTDVDLSAMIRRHQASGARATIYLTPVDDPTLYGLVETDPDGRILKFLEKPSREQVTVNTINAGVYILDGSLLELIANDRVVSMEREFFPDLLARRISFFGHVSRAYWLDIGSLEKYRRAQADLLTGAVATEMRPAGTRRGSLWIGEESVISPQAQVTGPAVIGSRARLAAECRVEPFTVLGDGTSLERGSHLTGAVLWRDVRVGPGARLSGCLIADGCRIGADAEIGPGAVLGAGSVVPDGARVSV
- a CDS encoding Trm112 family protein, with the protein product MIDEELKAILACPACKGSLRFEETRIICPACRKAYPIREGIPVMLISEAEDWTPPQ